From a single Rutidosis leptorrhynchoides isolate AG116_Rl617_1_P2 chromosome 5, CSIRO_AGI_Rlap_v1, whole genome shotgun sequence genomic region:
- the LOC139849433 gene encoding uncharacterized protein: MQLNFTVADLVHNGSWSWPIDWVDRFIVLANLAPPVWEYLRPRAAHVPWYSVVWFSRCIPRHAFVLWLLMGERLKTQDRLKAWEIHHGAIIVCPLCNLVPDTHDHLFFSCPFASQVWTLVLQHIDFPISSHAWKDFALLLSPFAKRNIARFVIIKLLFAASVYFIWQERNRRIFKKGNRSPA, encoded by the exons ATGCAACTGAACTTTACTGTTGCCGACCTTGTTCATAATGGATCTTGGTCCTGGCCGATTGATTGGGTCGATAGATTTATAGTTCTGGCGAATTTGGCTCCTCCTG TATGGGAATACCTTCGGCCGCGTGCTGCTCATGTTCCATGGTATTCGGTTGTTTGGTTCTCTCGTTGTATTCCGAGACATGCGTTTGTCCTTTGGTTACTTATGGGGGAAAGATTGAAGACTCAAGATAGATTAAAAGCTTGGGAAATTCATCATGGGGCCATCATTGTGTGTCCGTTATGCAATTTGGTTCCTGACACACATGATCATCTATTTTTTTCCTGTCCTTTTGCATCGCAAGTGTGGACTTTAGTGTTGCAGCATATTGATTTTCCAATTAGTTCACATGCTTGGAAGGATTTTGCTTTGTTACTGTCTCCTTTTGCAAAACGGAATATTGCTAGATTCGTTATAATCAAGTTGCTATTTGCGGCGTCTGTTTATTTTATTTGGCAAGAGCGGAACAGAAGGATCTTCAAGAAGGGTAATCGATCCCCGGCTTAG